A single genomic interval of Armigeres subalbatus isolate Guangzhou_Male chromosome 1, GZ_Asu_2, whole genome shotgun sequence harbors:
- the LOC134207386 gene encoding uncharacterized protein LOC134207386 gives MTVLSHFVKEQLILKKPTIHCPPLNQYPVPMEIYESFQSFNKYVATNHEQLSAVRNIVNRTSFPVPYILFGPPGTGKTSTIVEAVLQIWKLQPKANVLVSAASNFACDEFTTRLLEFIPVTDVFRFVSFVSILLITEQHHRSQRAVEVLRKVVSILAAPTTNIRKAVHHTRKIHRTAMVEDRSAAVEDSADVVVFIVMAHRTTGTMMNGVDQESMANMTHAVVREPGIDRSRSRSPRRRSPADSDSSSCRKGMLSNARTLPEVARKSTTVWQGALILNTIPRQVAPNGRRPRNSGQPDEGRGR, from the exons ATGACCGTGTTGAGTCATTTCGTGAAAGAGCAgctaattttgaagaaaccaaCGATTCATTGTCCGCCGTTGAATCAGTATCCGGTACCGATGGAAATATACGAGAG TTTTCAATCGTTCAACAAATATGTCGCAACAAATCACGAGCAGCTGTCTGCTGTGCGAAATATCGTGAATCGGACTTCGTTCCCTGTTCCGTACATATTATTTGGACCACCCGGTACTGGAAAAACTTCAACTATCGTAGAGGCAGTTTTACAAATTTGGAAACTACAACCCAAAGCCAACGTTCTCGTATCGGCAGCTTCAAATTTCGCCTGTGATGAATTCACCACGCGCCTGCTGGAATTCATTCCCGTCACCGATGTGTTCCGTTTCGTATCCTTCGTATCGATTTTGCTGATAACGGAACAACACCATCGTTCTCAAAGAGCAGTGGAGGTTTTGAGGAAGGTGGTGAGTATCCTCGCGGCCCCGACTACGAATATCCGGAAGGCGGTGCATCATACGAGGAAAATTCATCGTACGGCTATGGTGGAAGACCGTTCCGCGGCCGTGGAGGATTCCGCGGACGTGGTGGTTTTCATCGTGATGGCCCACCGCACCACGGGGACAATGATGAATGGCGTCGATCAGGAGTCGATGGCAAATATGACTCACGCCGTCGTTCGTGAACCAGGAATCGATAGATCTCGCTCCCGTTCACCGAGGCGACGCAGTCCGGCTGATTCTGATTCGTCTTCTTGTAGGAAAGGCATGTTATCGAATGCAAGAACGTTACCAGAAGTGGCACGGAAATCTACCACAGTCTGGCAAGGGGCGCTGATTTTGAACACTATTCCCCGTCAAGTTGCACCTAACGGACGGAGACCACGAAATAGTGGACAGCCTGATGAAGGACGAGGAAGGTAA
- the LOC134207387 gene encoding uncharacterized protein LOC134207387 has translation MISNSSSKIDKVATEKPKCDKAETTSSKSKERPYKLRHVRSFSRDYQQMSHIPLYCYLGRLQCKDDDRFAKHMTKHGRIFGFIRQVDDYILEEPSFAVRLDYRPDYARTLVYVRNVSPHSVLRLSRAYIHLADGHMKMLIESEMRLPWGTVSKFCFDSCLLSELDKGYGLILVGLADSKTEILELYHLQ, from the exons ATGATTTCTAATTCATCATCGAAAATTGATAAGGTCGCAACCGAAAAG CCAAAGTGCGATAAAGCCGAAACAACGTCGTCAAAGAGCAAAGAACGTCCATACAAACTGCGACACGTTCGGAGCTTCTCCCGCGATTACCAACAGATGAGTCACATTCCGCTGTACTGCTATTTAGGCCGGTTACAGTGCAAAGATGACGACCGTTTCGCCAAACACATGACGAAACACGGGCGCATATTTGGTTTCATTCGTCAGGTTGATGACTACATTCTGGAGGAACCGAGTTTCGCCGTGCGTTTGGACTACCGTCCCGATTACGCCAGAACGTTGGTGTACGTGCGGAACGTGTCACCCCATTCGGTGTTGCGACTCAGCAGGGCCTACATCCACCTGGCAGACGGTCACATGAAGATGCTGATTGAAAGCGAGATGCGCCTTCCTTGGGGTACGGTTTCAAAGTTTTGCTTCGACAGTTGCCTGCTGTCGGAGCTGGATAAAGGCTACGGACTGATATTGGTTGGACTGGCGGACTCAAAGACAGAAATATTGGAACTTTACCACCTGCAATGA